The genomic DNA AATGCTGACGCAGATGGAGAGCTTTGCGGGCGTGTTCATCGCCAGCACCAACCTGATGGACGGGCTGGACCCCGCCGCGCTGCGCCGCTTTGACCTGAAGGTGAAACTGGACTACCTGCGCGCCCCCCAGGCCTGGGCGCTGCTGCAGCGCCACTGCGTGCAGCTGGGGCTGGCTGCGCCCAGCGCTGCGCTGCGGACGCGTTTGGACCGCCTGCACCAGCTCACGCCCGGTGACTTTGCCGCAGTGCTGCGCCAGCAGCGGCTTCGCCCACTGCCCAGCGCCGATGCGCTGGTGGCTGCACTGGAGGCCGAATGCGCGCTGAAGAGCGGCGAGGCGCACCAGCGCATCGGATTCGTCTGACACAATTTGCAACGAAAGCCCGCCGCTATGCGCACTCTATCCAAATCCAAACTGCTCGCCTTCCGCCAATGCCCCAAGCGCCTGTGGCTCGAAATCCACGCGCCGCAGCTGCGCGAGGACTCTGGCGCCACGCTGGCCAACTACGCCACGGGGCACCAGGTGGGCGACATTGCGCGGCAAATCTACGACCCGGCGCAGCACGGCCAGCTGATCGACCCTCAGGTCGAGGGCTTTGACGAGGCCTTTGCGCGCACGCAAACCCTGCTCCGCGCACGCCAGCCCATCTTCGAGGCAGGCTTTCGTGCCGAAGGCGCGCTGGCCTTTGCCGACGTGCTGCTGCCTGCGGGCAAGCAATGGCGCATGGTGGAGGTCAAGTCCAGCACCAGCGTAAAGGACTACCACCGCGACGATGTCGCCGTGCAGGCCTTTGTGGCCCGGGCCTGCGGCGTGCCGCTGCGCTCCATCGCGCTGGCGCACGTCGACAACAGCTGGACCTACCCCGGCGACGGCGACTACCAGGGCCTGCTGGTGGAGGCCGACCTGACCGACGAGGCCTTCGCCCGCACCGGCGAAGTGCGTGGCTGGATTGCCGACGCCCAGGCCGTGGTGGCGCGCAAGAAGGCGCCTCGCACTGTCACCGGCGCGCAGTGCAGCGAGCCCTACGAATGCGGTTTTCTCGCCCACTGCCAGAGCCAGGAGCCCCAGGCCGAACACCCCGTACACTGGCTGCCGCGCCGTGGCAACGCGCTCAAGGCTCACATCGAAGAGCACGGAATCAGCGAGCTGCGCGACGTACCTGACAATCTGCTCAACCCGATACAGCAACGCGTCAAGGCCGCCACCATGTCGGGCCAGGCCTTCTTCGACCAGCCCGCCACCGCACAGGCCCTGGCCGCGCACAAGCTGCCGGGCTACTTCATGGACTTTGAAACCATCCAGTTCGGCGTGCCCCTCTGGAAAGGCACACGGCCCTACCAGCAACTTCCCTTCCAGTTCAGCGTGCACCGCCTGGGGCGCACGGGGCGGGCCACACACCAGGCCTTCCTCGACCTCTCCGGCGGCAACCCATCGCTGGCTTTTGCCCAGGCCCTTGTTGCAGCCTGCGGCGAACGCGGCCCGGTGTTTGTCTACAACGCCGCGTTTGAAACCACCCGCATCCGTGAACTCGCTGAACGCCACCCCCGCCTGGCCACCGCGCTGCGGGCCATCAACGATCGCGTGGTAGACCTGCTGCCCATCGCCCGCCAGCACTACTACCACCCCAGCCAGCAAGGCAGCTGGAGCATCAAGGCCGTGCTGCCCGCCCTGTGCCCTGAATTGCACTATGACGCTCTCGACGGCGTGCAGGACGGGGGGGCGGCTCAGCAGGCATACCTGGAGGCGATCACACCCGCCACCAGTGCGCCGCGCAAAGCCGAATTGGAACGTCAACTGCTGGCATACTGCAGCCTGGACACCTGGGCCATGGTACGGCTGTGGAGCGCATTCACCGGCCAGCCCGTTCGAGACTGACTCCATGCCCCAACGCCCCGATACCCTCGAAACCGTCCTGCTCGCCGTGGAACTGCTGCGCCGCATCCCGCGCGGACGCAAGATCACCGCCAGCGAGCTGCACCGCCAGCTCAAGGACGCCGGCATGGAGCGCAGCGAACGCACCATCCAGCGCCAGCTGGAAATGCTCAGCAGCCACTTCGAAATCGAACGTGACGAGCGCAGCAAACCCTACGGCTATCGCTGGTTAGAACGCGCCCAGACCCTGGCCGTGCCACACCTCACGCCCCACGAATCACTACTGCTGCAACTGGCCGAGGAGCACCTCAAGCACCTGCTGCCCGCACGGCTGATGCAATCCATGGACGGCTTCTTCAGCCAGGCCCGGCGCAACCTGGGCGACGACAGCCAGGGCCACGGCACCCAGTCCACCCGCCTGGCCCGCGAATGGCCGCGCAAGGTGCGCGTGGTGGCCACCAGCCAGCCACTGCTGCCGCCCGCCATCCCGTCCGGCGTGCTAGAGGAAGTGAGCGAGGCGCTGTATGCCAACCGCTGGCTGGAGCTGGACTATCAAAATGCCGCAGGCAAACGAAAGTCCATCAAGGTCATGCCCCTGGGCCTGGCCCAGCAAGGCCCGCGCCTGTACCTGGTGTGCCGGTACGAAGACTTCGACAACGAACGCAGCCTGGCGCTGCACCGTATTCGCAAGGCGCAGGCATCCACGCTAACGTTCGCGCGCCCGGTGGAATTTGACTTGCAGAAATATGACGACGATGGGCGGTTTGGGTTTGGGGAGGGGCAGCAGGTGCGGCTGACGTTCTGCATTGAAAACGAGGCAGGCTTTCACCTGCGGGAGACACCCCTATCGAAAGACCAGCACGTGCAGGATCACAACGATGGATGGATGGAAATCACTGCCACCGTGGTGGACAGCGCGATGCTGGACTGGTGGTTGCGGGGATTTGGGACCGCGGTCACCGATGTGCGCAAGATGACTTTGAATACCGAGGAAAAGTAAAAAGATGAACTACAAACTGGAATACAAGCCCGTGGGCTTCGGAACGGACCCTGATACCAAGCAGCAAAACCAAGGGCTTACCGGAACATTTTTTATACCGGCATACCAGCGCGGTTACCGCTGGACAGAAGATGAAGTCCAAAAGCTGCTGACCGACATCTGGGAAAGCGCCATGAACGAAACCAGGCACTACAGCTTGCAACCTATCGTGATCAAGAAACGTAGTGACGACAACTGGGAACTGATCGACGGACAGCAACGGCTCACCACGTTGTGGCTGATCTTCAACTACATGCATAAAAGCGGCTATCGGCGCTCTGGTGCTGCCTATCACCTGGAATACGAAACGCGCCCAGGCAGCCGCGACTATCTACAAACACTGGATGCACAAAAGGCTCTGGAAAACATCGACTATTTCCACCTGAGAGGCGCGCATGACGCGATCGAGAAGTGGTTCGACAACAGGGCCAGCACCGACCAAGCCAAAGAGGCACTGATCCTTCGAATCTATGGCTATCTCTCTGACTCGGTGCGCGTCATCTGGTACGAAGTGCCAGAAAAAGAGGCGCCCATCCCCCTCTTCACCCGCCTGAACCAAGGTCGCATTCCACTGACCGACGCCGAGCTTCTCAAGGCAGTCTTGCTAACACACGTTTCCAAGAACCACAAGGGGCGCGAAAGCGAAATCGCCGCGCAATGGGACGGCATGGAGCGCGACTTGCAGCGCCCCGAAATCTGGGCCTTCGTCGCAGGCAACGTGCAGAACGGCGCACGTCATGGCACCCGCATCGGCTTGCTGTTCGACACCCTGGCACAGCCGGAAAGACCCAGCGACAGCAAGCCCCCGCCATACCACACATTCGACACGCTGCGTTCGCAGGCCGAAAGCAGCGGCCTGAAGTTTTGGGGAAAGGTGGAAAAACTGCACGCCCAGATTCTGGGCTGGTTCGAGGAGCCGCGCTGGTACAACAAGATCGGCTTTTTGGTGGCCTGCGGAGTATCCATTGGCAAGATCCAAAGGCAAGCCCTCGACAGCAACAAAAATGCTTTTGACGACTGGTTGGACGAGCAGATTAAAGGCACCTTGAAGATCAACGCAAGCGCGCTGGACGAGCTGAGCTACGAAAACAACGCCGCAGCCCTTCAGCGCGTGCTGCTGCTGTTCAACGTGCAAATCTGCCGCGAGCGATTTCCGTTTGAGAAACATGTGGGGCAGGCATGGACACTGGAGCACATCCACGCTCAGAACGCCCAAGACCTGACCCGTGCCGATCAATGGAAATCATGGCTACAGGAGCATCGCAATGCCCTGGAAGCCATCCAGATTGACCGTGCTGCAATGGCACTGCTCGACGAGATCGACGGCGCCATCCCGGCGGTGGAGGAACGCGGCTTTGGCGAGCGGTTTCGCGACCTGGCGGGGCGGATACAAAAGGCACTGACCCCTGATGATGAAGGCGCTGACCACACCATCGCCAACCTGGCCCTGCTGTCCCACAAAGTCAATGCCGAACTGAGCAATGCCGTGTTCGAGGTCAAGCGGCAAAAGGTGGTCGATAGCGACAAGCGCGGGGACTACATCCCGGCGGCCACCCGCAACGTTTTCCTGAAGTACTACACCCCCGCAGGCAATATGCAACCCCATTTCTGGGGCGCAGCGGACAAGGCTGAGTACCTGCAAGCCATCAAAGACAAACTGAAACCCTACCTGCCATGAACACGCCACACAGCGACAGCACCCACACCAGCCTGGCCCAACTGTTCAGCCAGCCCATCAACGGGTTGCAGGTGCAGGCCATCGAAATCCCCCTGATCCAGCGCGACTACGCACAAGGCCGCAACAGCCCGCAGGTACAGCAGATTCGCGGACGTTTCATCACCAGCTTGTGCGACGCTCTAGACAGCCCCGGCGGGATCGACCTGGACTTCGTGTTCGGTGACGTGGTGGTAATAGAGCACGGCACGCAGAAAGTGCCCACGCTGTACCCGCTGGACGGCCAGCAGCGCCTGACTACATTATTTTTGCTGCACTGCTATCTGGCCTGGCATACCGGCGAAACCGAAGGGGTTCGTCAGCCTTGGCACGCCTTCAGCTACGCCACCCGCCCCAGCGCGCGGGCGTTCTGCGAGTTTTTGACTGTATGCCGCCCCAGCATGGCGCAAGGCCCTGTGTCCACATGGCTGAAAGACCAAGCCAGCTACCTGCCCACCTGGAAGCACGACCCCACCATCCAGGGCATGCTGGTCATGCTGGACGCGTTACATGAGCGGTATTGCCAGGACTCAACGGAAAAGCTGCGCGCACACTGGCAGCGGCTGACCGACCCGACCCATCCAGCCATCCGCTTTCATCTGCTGCCCATTCAGAGCAAGAGCGAGAACAACACCCTGTACGTGAAGATGAACTCACGGGGCAGGCCGTTGACCGATTTCGAGAACTTCAAGGCCGAGCTGGAAGCGCTGATGCGCGACGACCCTGCCATCCCCGCAGAAACCAAGCGCACGTTCTCTGACAAGATCGATACGATCTGGGCCGACCTGTTCTGGCACTACCGGGGCGACAACCACCTGATCGACGAAGAGTTCATGCGCTACCTGCGTTTTCTGGCCGAAGTGCAGGCTTGGAAGATCGGCAAGAAAGACGTCAATCAGTCCCAAACCGACCGGCAAGCACTGGCCGAGCTGGCCGGATGCCTGCTAGCCGACATGAACTGGACGGTGCGCGCGCTGGATATCTGGGCCGGTATAGGGCCCGACAGTATCAAACCCTTGTTCGAGCAACTTTTCACCCGCACCGAAGGGCCTGCCACGCAGCCTCTGCGCATGTTCAATTTCAGGGATTTCAACGAAAACCGCATCGGCGTGGATCTCTTTCACGCCTGCTGCGAGAGCTACGGCAAAAGCCGCCCCTGGAGCTTGCCGCACACCCTGCTGCTCTATGGGGTGCTGCGCGCGCACATGGAATTCGTGCCTTTAGACACCCTGCGCCCGCGCCTACGCCTGCTGCGCAATCTAATCGAGGCATCGCGTGTTGAGATCCGCACCGACAACATGCCCAGGCTACTGGCCGAGGTGTATGGCATCGTCGTCGGAAAAACGCTGGCTGAAATCAAAACATTCAACCAAGTACAAGTGCGCAACGAGCAGGACAAGCAAGCCCTCCTAGACATCCATCCCACGTTGCGGGATACCATGCACCGGCTGGAAGACCATGTACTGCTGCGTGGCGGATTGACGGCGTTCAACCTTGACCCCGCGCAGAACCCCGCCACCTTTGAAGCCCGCGCCCTGCAGTTCGCCATCTTGTTTAATCCGCCCCACACGCCTTACAGCTTGGCCAGCGTGGCTCTGCTGGCCAAGCGCAATGATGGCCGGGGCTATATGCGCAGTTCCGGCCACCGCCTGACCTACCTGGGCGCGCCCAGACAACAGCAAGCAGGGCTATGGGAAGACCACTGGCGCGCTCGGCGCAACGAGCATCCCCACCCCAGTTCTACCGCGCTATTGGCCCTGCTGGACTGCATGGCGGCAGGGCAGCCGCCGCAATCCGTCGTCGATGCGTTTCTGGACGACCCCCAGACCCCCAAAGACTGGCGCTACTACCTTGCAAAGTACCCAGCAATGCGCGGCGAACAACTTGAGTTTGCTGGCACCTACGTGGTGTCCCCAGACCCAGGCTATTCCCTGTGCATGCTCTACACCGACTCTTGCGACAACCGCAGCTACCACCACGACGCCTACCTTCTGGCACTGGCCACGCTCGCGCAAGTAACCCCAGCGAATGACCGTTGGCCCCGCTCCTTCTACGGCTACGAAGACAAGGCCCGCTACCTGGAGCTACTCGGCAGTCGCATCAAGATACGGTGCGTGGACGCTGGTTGGGAATTCAGCAACATCCCTGAAGACGCCGTGCAGCAGCAGGCGTTCAACGGTGTAGTGCAAAGCCACCCCCGCTATCAAAATCTGCTGTACGCCATACCCCAACACAATGGCATCGACACCGAAGACCGGATCGAGCTGGGCGCGCAACTACTGCGGGACCTGATCGCAGTCGGGATGTGAATCTGAGCACATAGTTACCAAAATAATAGCTATCAGCGCTCGCCCATCATGGGCTAGCAACCGGTTTAGCTTGCAACGCTTAGCGCCGCCGCAGAATGTGGATGTATTCCTCGCCCACCGTCTGCTGCTCCACCAGCTCATTGCCCGTCTGCTTGGCAAACGCCTGAAAGTCCCGCAGAGACCCGCCATCGGTGGCCACCACCTTCAGCAACTGGCCGCTGGCCATGTCTGACAGCGCCTTCTTGGCCTTGAGGATGGGCAGGGGGCAGTTAAGGCCCCGGGTGTCGATTTCTTTGTGAACGTCCATGGTCATCAATCCTTAGGCGGCGTCGCGACCGGGGCTTGGTCATCCAGCCCGCGGCGGCGCTCTGCATTTTCTTCGGCGGTAAAAAACACCGGCTCATGACCCCTGGTGCGCAGCCAGTCGGCCAGCGCATAGCCGGTGCCCGCAGGCCAGCACTTGAGGTCTGCCAGATCGTACAGCCGGTAGTCCACCAGCTCGGGCGACAACTGAACCTGCCCCGTGGCCACCACATGGTAGGCAATGATGATCTGGTTCATGCGCAGGAACTCATACGCGCCCACCAGGGTGGTGGACTGCACGTCGAGGTTGGTTTCCTCCTTCACCTCGCGCGCAATGCCCTCCTGCGGCGACTCGCCCGCCTCCATGAAGCCGGTGATCAGCGCAAACATCTTGCCCGGCCAGGCCGCATTGCGGGCCAGCAGCACCTTGCCGCCCACCTCCACAATCGCCGCCAGCACGGGCGTGGGGTTGTTCCAGTGCGTCCAGCCGCAGGCGGGGCAACGCAACCGCTCTTTGTCACCGCCGTCTTCGGCCAGGGTGATGGGTTGCAGGGCGGTGCCGCAGTGCGCGCAGTGGCGGGTTTCGTAGTTCATATACTATTATTATGATAGCTGCTAGCGCTTAATATATAAGGGCTAGAGGCCAATTTCATCAAAATATTGACGCCAACGATGGCTTGAGCGCCTCACGCAGGAAACA from Acidovorax sp. T1 includes the following:
- a CDS encoding DUF2779 domain-containing protein; the protein is MRTLSKSKLLAFRQCPKRLWLEIHAPQLREDSGATLANYATGHQVGDIARQIYDPAQHGQLIDPQVEGFDEAFARTQTLLRARQPIFEAGFRAEGALAFADVLLPAGKQWRMVEVKSSTSVKDYHRDDVAVQAFVARACGVPLRSIALAHVDNSWTYPGDGDYQGLLVEADLTDEAFARTGEVRGWIADAQAVVARKKAPRTVTGAQCSEPYECGFLAHCQSQEPQAEHPVHWLPRRGNALKAHIEEHGISELRDVPDNLLNPIQQRVKAATMSGQAFFDQPATAQALAAHKLPGYFMDFETIQFGVPLWKGTRPYQQLPFQFSVHRLGRTGRATHQAFLDLSGGNPSLAFAQALVAACGERGPVFVYNAAFETTRIRELAERHPRLATALRAINDRVVDLLPIARQHYYHPSQQGSWSIKAVLPALCPELHYDALDGVQDGGAAQQAYLEAITPATSAPRKAELERQLLAYCSLDTWAMVRLWSAFTGQPVRD
- a CDS encoding helix-turn-helix transcriptional regulator; the encoded protein is MPQRPDTLETVLLAVELLRRIPRGRKITASELHRQLKDAGMERSERTIQRQLEMLSSHFEIERDERSKPYGYRWLERAQTLAVPHLTPHESLLLQLAEEHLKHLLPARLMQSMDGFFSQARRNLGDDSQGHGTQSTRLAREWPRKVRVVATSQPLLPPAIPSGVLEEVSEALYANRWLELDYQNAAGKRKSIKVMPLGLAQQGPRLYLVCRYEDFDNERSLALHRIRKAQASTLTFARPVEFDLQKYDDDGRFGFGEGQQVRLTFCIENEAGFHLRETPLSKDQHVQDHNDGWMEITATVVDSAMLDWWLRGFGTAVTDVRKMTLNTEEK
- a CDS encoding GmrSD restriction endonuclease domain-containing protein gives rise to the protein MNYKLEYKPVGFGTDPDTKQQNQGLTGTFFIPAYQRGYRWTEDEVQKLLTDIWESAMNETRHYSLQPIVIKKRSDDNWELIDGQQRLTTLWLIFNYMHKSGYRRSGAAYHLEYETRPGSRDYLQTLDAQKALENIDYFHLRGAHDAIEKWFDNRASTDQAKEALILRIYGYLSDSVRVIWYEVPEKEAPIPLFTRLNQGRIPLTDAELLKAVLLTHVSKNHKGRESEIAAQWDGMERDLQRPEIWAFVAGNVQNGARHGTRIGLLFDTLAQPERPSDSKPPPYHTFDTLRSQAESSGLKFWGKVEKLHAQILGWFEEPRWYNKIGFLVACGVSIGKIQRQALDSNKNAFDDWLDEQIKGTLKINASALDELSYENNAAALQRVLLLFNVQICRERFPFEKHVGQAWTLEHIHAQNAQDLTRADQWKSWLQEHRNALEAIQIDRAAMALLDEIDGAIPAVEERGFGERFRDLAGRIQKALTPDDEGADHTIANLALLSHKVNAELSNAVFEVKRQKVVDSDKRGDYIPAATRNVFLKYYTPAGNMQPHFWGAADKAEYLQAIKDKLKPYLP
- a CDS encoding DUF262 domain-containing protein, with amino-acid sequence MNTPHSDSTHTSLAQLFSQPINGLQVQAIEIPLIQRDYAQGRNSPQVQQIRGRFITSLCDALDSPGGIDLDFVFGDVVVIEHGTQKVPTLYPLDGQQRLTTLFLLHCYLAWHTGETEGVRQPWHAFSYATRPSARAFCEFLTVCRPSMAQGPVSTWLKDQASYLPTWKHDPTIQGMLVMLDALHERYCQDSTEKLRAHWQRLTDPTHPAIRFHLLPIQSKSENNTLYVKMNSRGRPLTDFENFKAELEALMRDDPAIPAETKRTFSDKIDTIWADLFWHYRGDNHLIDEEFMRYLRFLAEVQAWKIGKKDVNQSQTDRQALAELAGCLLADMNWTVRALDIWAGIGPDSIKPLFEQLFTRTEGPATQPLRMFNFRDFNENRIGVDLFHACCESYGKSRPWSLPHTLLLYGVLRAHMEFVPLDTLRPRLRLLRNLIEASRVEIRTDNMPRLLAEVYGIVVGKTLAEIKTFNQVQVRNEQDKQALLDIHPTLRDTMHRLEDHVLLRGGLTAFNLDPAQNPATFEARALQFAILFNPPHTPYSLASVALLAKRNDGRGYMRSSGHRLTYLGAPRQQQAGLWEDHWRARRNEHPHPSSTALLALLDCMAAGQPPQSVVDAFLDDPQTPKDWRYYLAKYPAMRGEQLEFAGTYVVSPDPGYSLCMLYTDSCDNRSYHHDAYLLALATLAQVTPANDRWPRSFYGYEDKARYLELLGSRIKIRCVDAGWEFSNIPEDAVQQQAFNGVVQSHPRYQNLLYAIPQHNGIDTEDRIELGAQLLRDLIAVGM
- a CDS encoding sulfurtransferase TusA family protein — its product is MDVHKEIDTRGLNCPLPILKAKKALSDMASGQLLKVVATDGGSLRDFQAFAKQTGNELVEQQTVGEEYIHILRRR
- a CDS encoding NUDIX domain-containing protein — protein: MNYETRHCAHCGTALQPITLAEDGGDKERLRCPACGWTHWNNPTPVLAAIVEVGGKVLLARNAAWPGKMFALITGFMEAGESPQEGIAREVKEETNLDVQSTTLVGAYEFLRMNQIIIAYHVVATGQVQLSPELVDYRLYDLADLKCWPAGTGYALADWLRTRGHEPVFFTAEENAERRRGLDDQAPVATPPKD